The genomic region ACTAAATTCCATCacagtgtgtttattttgtgtagGAGTTTCAATAGTAGACGGATATCTTCATCTTTATGCCTACAGCCTCTTAAGGTGAAATCACGGTTTACCGCTATTAGCCAGATCGTGAATTTCATGTGAAAGTGAAAGATTTCTTCGTGCAGATTATGCAGCGGGTCCAGTTGGTCATGTGAATTTGCCACATTGACCAAAAGACAGCTGTTTGCCTGcaaaatttaatcaaaatttcACTAATGAGACTGCACAAGTACCAAAGGGTAATAATAGCAGCTGTGAAATAATATGCATGTTAGGGGGCAACAATTAAAATTTCAAGTTCATTCTTTTCTGGCACTCTTATGCTGCCAACCAATTGTAGGCTATTGGATTGTTGtgcatgtgtgcgtgtgtgctgAGCTCTGAGCTCACCAGGAATCAGAGCGAGCGAGCacgagagggagggagggatgtGCACGTGGATaggaggagagaaagagagagaggaggagggagagagggaggaggaggaagctaaagcagcagcagcgtatTCTGTGAGGCTGCAGCAGACTGGAGATGAAGCTCTTTTTTCCGCTGGTGCCTACCAGTGAGAGCAGAGGAGCTACCCAGCAACTGAGAAGAGGACACATGCAACCTGCTATTACTGGAGCCCCTGGCTTCCTCTCCCCCCTGCAGGCCTCTTGAAGCACCTATACAACGACACATATGCTTTCAATTTCAGATTCGGGATCGCTGAACcctgcagacacacacatgAAAGCCACACGTTTTAATTTGCACCCAGGTTGTGCAAAAGAGGGCGCCGTATCAATCGGATCAATTTCGCCATGCTTGACTGATGGAGCTACGCTTTTTTCAACATTGGAGCAAATCTCAGGCTAGCAGTTGAGCTCGTGGTTGGGGGTGTATTCCTCTGGATTTCCTTCTTTTCCTCATCCAGCCATGGTTCAACTATCCTGCCCAGCCCTGTCCTGGCAGCGTTCTAATTAGATTCCACAGCCAGAGAAGCCATCAGTATCAGGGAGCGGCACCTTATCAGCTTTCGCTCTTTCTCTCATCCGCTCACCCCAATCTAGGGATGTACACTGCTTAGTGGCAGAAGGAAGACAGGATGACTTGAAGCCATGTCTACTTGATGTATGTGACTGGACTATGTGCTTAACCACTTCCATAACCAGCAGTGTCAGCAAAGGGGAAAGTGGTTATTGAGGTTTGCTGGCTGAAGGTGAGGTCTTCACTCATGGTAGACACTGTCCTCTTTATTGACTTGATTGTGCTGGCGTCAGTGAATGGGATGTCAGTTCCCGTGGCAGCAGAGGCGAGACGCTTAGTACCTAGCCCCTCCCCTTTTTTCTCTTCAATGTCTGGAGACTTGTTTTAATGGAGCTTGCATGCTTGGGATGTGAAACACTCATAGCTACAGGTGTGAAGACCAAACATCACCTTACTCCGGCTGTTTATGCTTGGATGATGACGGGAACAAACGATGTTAAGCTCTGTTGGGTTGTGGCTAAATTGTAGATGAGCTGCCTGACTCTGCACTTTTGTCCATTAGCAGCTGATATGAGACCTGTTACACAGCTTTATTGTAAACAGTTTCCCACAGGACTACCACGACTACTGCTCAACACTTTACTACCCTATGTGAGTGCAGTGATCAATAATTTATACTAAAGGATATCCAGAAAGGCAGGTGTTTATGCATCTTactgtacacacacaaatacaagatcagacatgttttgttttgttttttcccagTTTTAGCTGCGTGCAAGCTGATGATTAGTGCATCCTAATGCAAAGATATTGAGCATGTGCATGTGTGCTCACAGGAGTACATCTACCTATGTCTGCAGTGCAGTTTTATTGTGGTTCTCACCTTGAGGAATATCTACAGTGGAATAGTGTGTCTTCGAATGCCTTGACAAATAGCTTGCTATTTAACACACAGCCTGTGAAATAGGCTAAAAGGCACCAACTCTTCAGTCAGCGCTGCATCATCTCTGCATCATAAGAGAGTGAAAAACATCAAAAGCCTTGCCGTaggattttaatattttataaaggaCAGTAACCTATATACAGCATCATGTCCTAGAGGCTTGCTAGGACCCTAAGTGATGTTTGCTTTAGGTTAACTGCAATATTATCAAAAAAGAGGAGACCAGGCAACAGGAGGAACAACTACAGTCCACACCTAAAGTTGAGACATCATGTCCTGGGAGAATCTCAACATGTACCAAACCCTGTTGTCATGGTTAATACCTTTTTGTCTTGATTTTCACTTCAGATGAGTCATTAACTTAACAGCATTAAAATTTCCTTAACAGCCTCAGGCTGACTGTTTTGTGAACTGCTCTGCTCTCATTGTGGACGTCTCTTCGTTTCTTGCTCTACTTGCTTCCTCTTTTTTCCCTCTTgacttttatttattgttactctaatatggGGAGCTCCCTTGGTTGTGTGAAACAACCCAGGGAAACTGGACCAGGTGGTGCTGCACCACTGTCCCCCAAAAGAAGACTTCGCTTCAGGCGAAAACGAAAGGCCAAACAGAAGTTAAGAGGTTCCGAAGGGGAAGATAAGAAAAGCCGCATACTTGAAGAGAAAGAGGGTGGAAGCGTTGAATTTACAGAGGAGTCTATGTCAAAAGCCCCTGATTCAGCCAAATTGGTATCTGGCCAAAGAAATACTGAAACTGAAACGCCTACCAATGTAATCCTGGTTCCTGGTATGGCCCCAATATTTGGAAGCACAGGGACGTTGCGAGGCAGCAAGATGGCAATTCTTTCCCCAGATCCCAGTCCAGCGTGGCTGGGGGCACTTCGCCAGTTTGAGGTGGAGGGACTTAGCGAAGAGTCTAATGCTGAATTAGAGCAGGGCAACACAACACCTGGAGGAGGAAGAGTGTGCAAGGTTCGGGAGCGAGTTCAGGGCGTATTAGAGAGACCCTGCCTTTTACGCTCCAAACGTGGTGACCTGGAAGTAGAGGAAGAAGGGGACGTGCATGGGTCAAGAGAACTGATGTTCAGTGAGCCCTTGAAAAGTGAAAAGAAGGGAGTTGTTCACATTCGTGAGTTTGGAGGGCAACTTTGTGTGGTCCGAACTGTCTATCCAAGAGACTACGGGTCACCTGTCTGGCGCGACAAAGAACTTGAGGTCCATTCTGAACCTCCAGCTGCATCTCCAGTTGCTGGAGACATTACGAAAATACAAGTCTCTGCAACTCAAGGACGACCACCCGGGAAGAACGTCTCTGCCAAACCAGCAACAGCTGCAGCTCAGGAAAAAAATGGGAAAGAGATCCCATTGGACATCTCTACTCAAGTAGCTGAAGGCTTTGGCCTCCCACCACAAGACATTCAGTCTTCAGGTTATGCTAGTGATGTGCCTCTTACTTCGCCCGAGACAGGAGGTGCTGTCCAGACTGACTGGGGAAGCTCCTCTGATGTGCTTGATTCTTCTGTGCTTGAGAGTCCCATCTCCCCACAAGAGAAACCAGCTCAGCCTTGCAGCCAGGTTAGATTCTTTTTTCTCTGTCTACCTAAAGCTCTTTCATGCAGCTTTTGTAGCATAAAAGAGAAGAGTTTGAAACCGACAATGCTTGGGTGTGGATTGGGTGTATGGTTGTTTTGCATTTCATTGTATTTCTACACTACTATCTATCGTGTGGCTTTTTActctcagccaatcagtgtAAAACACAGCAGATCCTTCCTGACCCTCTCCCAAGAGCCTAATCAGTACTGCCCAGACCATCTCTCACTGTCTGTCTCCTTCCCTTCCCTCCATTCCTCATTATTTTCCTACCCTCATACCACCCACTCTCTTTCCTGTCATTCCTGATGCTCTATGTTTTGTATTAGAGTGAAACTGTCTTGCAGTGCCAAAAACACGATCACTAGTGATGTTCACAGACACTTTGTCAGCTGTTCATCTTTTTTTCTCACTGCACCAGGGTAAGACTGCTGCATATTTGTGTCTGTCGCCCGCCTTCCCTCGCCCTTTTGCTCCACCTGCCCACTTACAGGTGGTAGAGAGGGATTTCATGGCCTCGTTACAGATGTTGCAGCAGTCTTCTAGAAGATTTATTGGTTTGTTAGCAGGTTTACTTGGTTTATTCGATGCTTAATCGTAAGTATGTTCAAACCATGACTCTGCATGTAGTTTCAGTGATGTCCAACTGGTTATATTTCTGTCAATGTTCCAGAAGTATCTTAGAAATGCAGCAAAAGTGTGGAAACTAAAGCCAGCATGTACACGCCCAGAAATATGGATAAAACAGTAACTGGTTGAATGTGTTTAAATGCAGTCTCAGTGATCTCTCACTGTAAAGCAAGCTGTCTTCGTTGGAATTCAGTACTGTGTGTGCCGTTTGCATTCATGTTGTCATGATATTTCCATACATATGAAAAAATATGGATTTGTTATGCATTAATCAGGCCTAcaaactttttaaatgtttgaaatgtCTTCATTTTTGCTTCCTGTCTTTCAATTACATGacatttacataattttaatatttgttgaTCTGGTGGATTTGTtgatttagcatttttatttttttatttttttttgtaatgttatttgTCTTATGTTGTCTTGTTATTTTGTGATAAgctattatttttgtttttttttaatttctcataTGTCACTTTTCTGATTTTCTTTACTCAGACCATTCTCAAATACCCTTTTACTTTGCTGATTGTAGCCCTTCCTCCACTATCCCTTATGCCCACACTACTTTAAAGTGTTAAATTGCacaatggtgtgtgtgtgttcatcttCCGGTAACTTGCTCCAGTAACAAATTGGACTATTTGAAGAGTGCAGCTCATCACAAAGCATGACTGTCCTGACTCTTTCATAAGGTCGCATACTCAGTCATCTGCACTCTGATGGAAATACCACCATGTCACATTATGACCTGTGCACTGTATTTATAACATGTACAGCATGTCATCAAACCCAATTTAATCTATACTGTCCTGGTAGATTCTTCTTGAGACTAATTTGACTCAAGTGGTCTTGTCTGGCAAATATGTTTGATGGTGATACCAAAAGAAGAGGCAATGTTTGGGTGCATTTTTATGGCTCAGAGCCTGGTTGATTGGACTAGCGTTAAAAATCTGTCTGACCTCACCTTTTAGAGTAAGAGGCTCAGGCTAGGACAGTTACTGTTCTATTTCTGTATGTCACCAAATTTGACCAAGCTAATCTTGGCCTGCATTGACTTACATGACTTGAAGATCTGTGATTTATTCTTAAGTTTGTCTGTTCTCTCAGAACTGTCTGCATTTAGTCCAGGATTTAAAGTGTTCCTTGCTAGCTCCGCAAGAAAAGAAGCAGGCAGGGAAGCGAAGAGTAGCATACGAGAGGAATGACAAAGGAATACAGATTAGAGCCTGGCACAGACAGATACTGCGGATACTGACTCCCTTTGTCAAGAAGAAGAGGGAATAAAAGTAGAGTAATAAGATAAGTGAAAGGTTCATGGCCTAGCTGCGGGTCATTTGGGCCTTGGGGCCAGAGATACAGAGGCTAGTcctaaaaatatacatttgcaGACAAGTGATGCTCGACCTTTTTAGTAGAAGTATGAGATCATTTCCTCTTTACACAGTTAAATCATTTAATGACGTGCAGATACAATATAAGATCTTTCTCTTTACCAGATCTCTGAGATCTATGTGAGTGGTGAGTCAGGTGACCTCACGGCAAAAGAGAAGCTGCTAATATGGAGTCAACAGGCCACAGA from Chanodichthys erythropterus isolate Z2021 chromosome 15, ASM2448905v1, whole genome shotgun sequence harbors:
- the LOC137002118 gene encoding uncharacterized protein, with amino-acid sequence MGSSLGCVKQPRETGPGGAAPLSPKRRLRFRRKRKAKQKLRGSEGEDKKSRILEEKEGGSVEFTEESMSKAPDSAKLVSGQRNTETETPTNVILVPGMAPIFGSTGTLRGSKMAILSPDPSPAWLGALRQFEVEGLSEESNAELEQGNTTPGGGRVCKVRERVQGVLERPCLLRSKRGDLEVEEEGDVHGSRELMFSEPLKSEKKGVVHIREFGGQLCVVRTVYPRDYGSPVWRDKELEVHSEPPAASPVAGDITKIQVSATQGRPPGKNVSAKPATAAAQEKNGKEIPLDISTQVAEGFGLPPQDIQSSGYASDVPLTSPETGGAVQTDWGSSSDVLDSSVLESPISPQEKPAQPCSQNCLHLVQDLKCSLLAPQEKKQAGKRRVAYERNDKGIQIRAWHRQILRILTPFVKKKRE